One genomic region from Prevotella sp. Rep29 encodes:
- a CDS encoding DUF3256 family protein → MEKESNMTRRYILIMLCLLSGMMSLYAQKTMRDVWLSMPEQYAPYLTESMRVRMLEAVEEGLPEKTDNLLKGTCQLERITDDYLRAVMGKTTRVELKLFKTDAGETRLCAVKTLVAGVSESIVQIGLPNWTEMKTLTLTDNLQAFLPDTLSQEMQEKAALLAFPIATTVNLSEQDSVFVEQVSLPEMSKEDKQWLTNLLTTRRRTLSELLPSEK, encoded by the coding sequence ATGGAAAAAGAGAGTAACATGACCAGACGATATATATTAATAATGTTATGCCTGCTGTCGGGCATGATGAGTCTTTACGCACAAAAGACCATGCGTGACGTGTGGCTGTCCATGCCAGAGCAATATGCTCCCTACCTGACCGAAAGCATGCGTGTCAGGATGTTGGAAGCAGTAGAGGAAGGATTGCCCGAGAAGACGGACAACCTGCTGAAGGGAACTTGCCAATTGGAAAGAATCACGGATGACTATTTGCGGGCGGTCATGGGGAAGACGACGCGCGTGGAGTTGAAACTTTTCAAGACCGATGCGGGTGAAACGCGATTGTGTGCCGTCAAAACTTTGGTGGCAGGTGTCTCTGAAAGCATTGTACAGATAGGTCTTCCCAACTGGACAGAGATGAAGACACTGACATTGACAGATAACCTCCAGGCTTTTCTGCCAGATACGTTGTCACAAGAGATGCAGGAGAAGGCTGCCCTTCTCGCGTTTCCCATAGCGACCACAGTCAATCTGTCAGAACAGGATTCTGTGTTTGTGGAGCAGGTGAGTCTGCCGGAAATGTCCAAGGAAGACAAGCAGTGGCTGACCAACCTGCTGACAACGCGGAGGCGGACGCTTTCGGAGTTGCTTCCTTCAGAAAAATGA
- the serC gene encoding 3-phosphoserine/phosphohydroxythreonine transaminase, with product MKKYNFTAGPCILNRTVIEKTAEAILDFNGMGLSIAEISHRSKDFQAVIDEAEALVKELLEVPEGYSVLFLGGGASLEFCMIPYNFLIKKAAYLNTGVWAKKAMKEAKLFGEVVEVASSADANYTFIPKDWTCPTDVDYLHITTNNTIYGTEIRKDLDVPVRLIADMSSDIFSRPVDVSKYDAIYAGAQKNLSMAGVTVVIVKNDVLGRAPREIPTMLDYRTHVDKGSMFNTPPVVPIYCAMQNLRWIKEQGGLKAMDKLAQQRAEIVYNEIDRNKLFRGTVEKEDRSLMNICFVMNDEYAELEKPFFDFATERGMVGIKGHRSVGGFRASTYNAMTIEGCEALVQCMKDFEAQH from the coding sequence ATGAAAAAGTACAATTTTACAGCAGGACCTTGCATCTTGAATCGCACGGTCATTGAGAAAACAGCTGAGGCAATTCTCGATTTCAACGGTATGGGATTGTCAATTGCAGAAATCAGCCATCGTTCAAAAGACTTTCAGGCTGTTATTGACGAAGCAGAAGCTTTGGTAAAAGAGCTGCTCGAAGTTCCTGAAGGATACTCTGTACTCTTCCTGGGTGGTGGTGCCTCTCTGGAATTCTGCATGATTCCTTACAACTTCCTCATCAAGAAAGCCGCTTATCTCAACACGGGTGTGTGGGCTAAGAAAGCCATGAAAGAGGCAAAACTCTTCGGCGAGGTAGTGGAAGTCGCTTCTTCAGCTGACGCCAACTACACATTCATCCCGAAGGATTGGACATGCCCGACAGACGTTGACTATCTGCACATCACAACCAACAACACCATCTACGGAACTGAAATCCGCAAAGACCTCGACGTTCCCGTGCGTCTCATCGCCGATATGTCGTCAGACATCTTCAGCCGTCCGGTTGACGTGTCTAAGTATGACGCTATCTATGCAGGTGCACAGAAGAACCTCTCTATGGCAGGTGTGACTGTTGTCATCGTGAAGAACGATGTTCTCGGACGTGCTCCGCGTGAGATTCCTACGATGCTCGACTACCGCACACATGTAGATAAAGGCTCTATGTTCAACACACCTCCTGTTGTTCCTATCTATTGCGCTATGCAGAACCTGCGCTGGATCAAGGAGCAGGGTGGCTTGAAGGCTATGGACAAGCTGGCTCAGCAGCGTGCAGAAATCGTTTACAACGAAATCGACCGCAACAAACTCTTCCGCGGAACAGTTGAGAAGGAAGACCGTTCACTGATGAACATCTGCTTCGTGATGAACGACGAATATGCTGAACTCGAGAAACCGTTCTTCGACTTCGCTACAGAGCGTGGCATGGTTGGTATCAAGGGACACCGCAGCGTAGGCGGATTCCGTGCAAGTACCTACAACGCCATGACCATCGAAGGCTGCGAGGCACTCGTTCAGTGCATGAAAGACTTCGAAGCTCAGCACTAA
- a CDS encoding EFR1 family ferrodoxin (N-terminal region resembles flavodoxins. C-terminal ferrodoxin region binds two 4Fe-4S clusters.), whose translation MIFYFSGTGNTRWAAQKISEATGERLFFIPDMEKESCVWSPEKDERIGFCFPVHGWRPPKNVRSFIERLTIEHADKHYCYALCTAGDNIGETMRIFEQDLAERNIHLDAKFSLIMPESYVGLPFMDVDTPQKEAAKKATASVELERCIQEIIGRKRSAERLVIGNWPRINSRVLGGFFIKHLITDKKFRVEEQRCTKCGTCVSVCPVRNMDGGKGHLPTWKHTGDCLTCFACYHHCPQHAIEFGRQTKKKGQYYYKNANK comes from the coding sequence ATGATATTCTATTTCTCCGGAACGGGAAATACACGTTGGGCTGCGCAGAAAATCAGCGAGGCAACCGGCGAAAGACTGTTTTTCATACCTGATATGGAAAAGGAAAGTTGTGTATGGTCGCCCGAGAAGGATGAACGCATCGGCTTTTGCTTTCCCGTACACGGATGGCGACCGCCGAAAAATGTCCGCAGTTTCATTGAGAGACTGACGATTGAGCATGCCGACAAGCATTACTGCTATGCACTATGCACCGCCGGCGACAACATCGGGGAGACAATGCGGATTTTCGAACAGGATCTGGCTGAGCGGAACATCCATTTAGATGCCAAGTTCTCACTCATCATGCCAGAGTCATACGTGGGACTGCCATTCATGGATGTGGACACACCGCAAAAAGAAGCAGCGAAGAAAGCTACAGCCAGTGTTGAACTGGAGAGATGTATCCAAGAGATTATCGGAAGAAAGAGAAGTGCAGAGCGGCTTGTCATTGGCAATTGGCCTCGCATCAACAGCCGTGTGCTGGGAGGATTTTTCATTAAACATCTCATCACGGACAAGAAGTTCCGTGTGGAGGAGCAGCGCTGCACGAAATGTGGTACATGTGTCTCCGTCTGCCCTGTCAGGAACATGGACGGCGGGAAAGGACACCTCCCTACATGGAAACATACCGGCGACTGCCTGACGTGTTTCGCATGTTACCATCACTGCCCGCAACACGCTATCGAATTTGGCAGACAAACAAAGAAAAAAGGACAATATTATTATAAAAACGCAAACAAATGA
- a CDS encoding M6 family metalloprotease domain-containing protein, giving the protein MKKVFMILCLLTIAISNYASKVYPFPVTVTQKDGTQLTIIGHGDVDCHWFTTLDGVLLYQDGTDYYVARVESNGELASTNILAHNADKRSQAEHFAANAQNKELFMSGVAKTKKKNAMRREPVSGTRLFPHTGTPRVLVVLAEFSDTTFSLPNPKKSFNQYLNSSSRSHEDYGNSEHRNMGSVKQYFTDVSFGNFSPQFDIYGPVKLPEGMATYGAGRNDRMDLFIRDVCNAINDSVNFADYDQNGDGYVDLIYVIYAGYGANTGGNSESCIWPKSGGQTFSGTYDGKKIYRYGVNCELIGNPTAFSEPPYKRINSIGIFCHEFSHCLGLPDFYPAHNTNAQTDNQGMEYWSLMDNGEYLRNGYYPPAYTAWEREAMGWFTIDTLQSDADIEMIPIDAGGKAYRIMNDNDASGKEYFILENIQYYQWNGGHFGKGLVVNHVSYDSNAFSLASNSVNDVVGKPKMTIVPADGILGSSYKIGEAASWATAADGKATQADYRNQHAGDPFPGTTNTTELNDTLNFTNFKVYKGTKLNKALANIQENRGVISFKYIHDFDDHVTGINTITTQATVSDGRIYTIDGRFVGTKLENLPKGIYIQNKKKVIVP; this is encoded by the coding sequence ATGAAAAAGGTATTCATGATTTTGTGCTTGCTGACGATTGCAATCAGCAACTATGCCTCAAAGGTATATCCGTTTCCTGTCACTGTTACTCAGAAAGACGGGACACAACTTACGATTATCGGTCATGGAGATGTGGACTGCCACTGGTTTACGACACTTGACGGAGTGCTCCTCTACCAAGACGGAACAGATTACTATGTTGCAAGAGTTGAGTCTAATGGCGAACTCGCTTCCACGAACATTCTTGCCCATAACGCTGACAAGCGCAGCCAAGCTGAACACTTCGCTGCCAATGCGCAGAACAAAGAACTGTTTATGAGCGGAGTGGCGAAGACTAAAAAGAAAAACGCCATGCGCCGTGAGCCTGTCTCTGGGACAAGGCTATTCCCACACACCGGCACACCACGTGTACTTGTTGTATTGGCTGAGTTCAGCGACACGACATTCTCACTTCCCAACCCTAAAAAGTCTTTCAACCAATACCTGAACAGTTCAAGTCGCTCACATGAAGACTATGGAAACAGCGAACACAGGAACATGGGAAGCGTAAAGCAATATTTCACCGATGTCAGCTTCGGAAACTTCTCGCCACAATTCGACATTTACGGACCGGTAAAACTGCCAGAAGGTATGGCGACTTACGGAGCAGGAAGAAACGACCGGATGGATCTCTTCATTCGCGACGTCTGCAACGCTATTAACGACAGTGTCAACTTCGCTGATTACGACCAAAACGGTGACGGCTATGTTGACCTTATCTATGTCATCTATGCAGGCTATGGTGCCAACACTGGAGGCAATTCAGAAAGTTGTATCTGGCCGAAATCAGGAGGACAAACTTTTTCTGGAACTTATGACGGGAAAAAGATTTACAGGTATGGTGTAAACTGCGAACTGATAGGTAACCCGACTGCATTTTCCGAACCTCCATACAAGCGCATCAACTCTATCGGTATTTTCTGCCACGAGTTCTCACACTGTCTGGGACTCCCCGACTTCTATCCAGCTCACAACACCAACGCACAAACAGATAATCAGGGAATGGAATACTGGAGCCTGATGGACAACGGCGAATACCTCCGCAATGGTTACTATCCGCCAGCATATACAGCCTGGGAGCGCGAAGCGATGGGATGGTTCACTATCGATACGCTCCAGTCGGATGCCGACATCGAGATGATTCCCATTGACGCTGGAGGAAAAGCATATCGGATCATGAACGACAATGACGCTTCTGGAAAGGAGTATTTCATTCTTGAAAACATTCAATATTATCAATGGAATGGCGGACATTTCGGCAAAGGACTGGTGGTGAACCATGTAAGCTACGACAGCAACGCATTCTCGCTTGCGTCCAATTCCGTGAACGACGTTGTTGGAAAGCCAAAGATGACAATTGTACCTGCCGATGGTATTCTCGGCTCATCCTATAAGATTGGTGAGGCTGCTTCATGGGCAACAGCTGCAGACGGCAAAGCCACTCAAGCCGATTACAGGAACCAGCATGCTGGCGACCCGTTCCCTGGAACGACTAACACGACTGAACTTAATGACACACTCAACTTCACTAACTTCAAGGTTTACAAAGGAACCAAGCTTAACAAGGCACTGGCAAACATCCAGGAAAACAGGGGTGTCATCAGTTTCAAGTATATTCACGATTTCGATGATCATGTGACAGGCATCAACACCATCACGACTCAAGCGACTGTTTCCGACGGGCGCATCTATACCATTGACGGGCGATTCGTCGGAACAAAACTGGAGAATCTGCCAAAAGGAATTTATATCCAGAACAAGAAGAAAGTCATTGTCCCATAA
- a CDS encoding HAD family hydrolase, producing MKETFETYIFDLDGTLLNTLDDLAASVNHALRELNLKTHSTDDIRRFLGNGARKLIERAVEGGAQNPLVDEVEQKFRAHYLEHSLDTTQPYPGVIQMLDELRRRNKKIAVVSNKFYAATQQLCRHFFAQQVEVAIGERADIRKKPAPDTVLEALSQLRADKSSAVYVGDSEVDIETARNAGLPCISVLWGFRDRPFLEEHGATCFVERPEQILG from the coding sequence ATGAAAGAAACATTCGAGACCTATATCTTCGACTTGGACGGCACGCTGCTCAACACGTTGGACGATTTAGCTGCAAGTGTCAACCATGCTCTGCGGGAACTGAACCTGAAGACGCATTCTACGGACGACATCCGCCGGTTTTTGGGTAACGGTGCCCGCAAGTTGATAGAGCGTGCCGTGGAAGGCGGTGCGCAAAACCCTTTGGTGGATGAGGTGGAGCAGAAATTCCGTGCACATTATCTGGAGCACAGCCTTGATACCACCCAGCCATATCCGGGTGTCATCCAGATGTTGGATGAACTGAGACGCAGAAACAAGAAAATTGCCGTTGTCAGCAATAAATTCTATGCTGCCACGCAGCAGTTATGCCGTCATTTTTTCGCACAGCAAGTAGAGGTAGCCATCGGTGAGCGGGCAGACATTCGTAAGAAGCCTGCACCAGACACCGTGCTTGAAGCCCTCTCACAGTTGCGTGCCGACAAAAGTTCGGCTGTGTATGTGGGCGACAGCGAGGTGGATATCGAAACCGCTCGAAATGCCGGACTTCCCTGTATCAGTGTGCTATGGGGATTCCGCGACCGTCCTTTCCTGGAAGAGCATGGAGCAACATGCTTTGTAGAGCGCCCGGAACAGATTTTAGGGTAG
- the gyrA gene encoding DNA gyrase subunit A — protein sequence MDENQTFDQDRIIKINIEEEMKSSYIDYSMSVIVARALPDVRDGFKPVHRRILYGMNGLGNTSDKPYKKCARVVGDVLGKYHPHGDSSVYGALVRMAQEWNMRYTLVDGQGNFGSVDGDSPAAMRYTECRLSRMGEHIMDDLEKDTVDMVSNFDDTLTEPSVMPTKVPNLLVNGGNGIAVGMATNIPTHNLGEVIDGCCAYIDNPDIDTDGLMQYIPAPDFPTGAYIYGIQGVKDAYETGRGRIVMRAKAEIESHETHDKIVVTEIPYGVNKQQLIEYIAELVKDGKIDGISNVNDETGRQGMRIVVDVKRDANANVILNKLFKMTALQSSFSVNCIALVKGRPRLLTLKECVKYFVEHRHDVTIRRTKFDLKKAQERAHILEGLIIACDNIDEVVRIIRASKTPSDAQRNLEKRFDLDELQSKAIVDMRLAQLTGLRIDQLHEEFEELEKLIAYLQSILDDPELCKKVMKDELQEVKEKYGDPRRTEIKYSSEEFNPEDFYPNDPVVITVSHLGYIKRTPLSEFREQARGGVGSTGAKTRDQDFTEYIYPATMHQTMLFFTKKGRCYWLKCYEIPEGDKSSKGRAIQNLLNIAPDDAVNAFLRLRGLNDKEFLNTHYVVFATKKGVVKKTCLEAYSRPRTNGVNAINVLEGDEVVDVRLTNGKNELILANRNGRAVRFDENAVRTMGRASTGVRGMKIDGGDDEVVGMIVAGNTENETIMVVSENGYGKRSQVEDYRKTNRGAKGVKTLNITEKTGRLVSIKNVTDDNDLMIINKSGITIRLAVSDCRVMGRATQGVRLINLSKKNDVIASVCKVMSSELEAMVEEESRAQWTQKKEDIQRDTTATPATDESDTENNDSEISEKE from the coding sequence ATGGACGAAAATCAGACATTTGATCAAGATCGAATTATTAAGATCAACATCGAGGAAGAAATGAAGTCGTCATACATCGACTATAGTATGTCGGTGATTGTGGCTCGTGCACTTCCTGATGTGCGTGACGGATTCAAGCCGGTTCACCGCCGTATTCTTTACGGAATGAACGGTTTGGGCAATACGAGCGACAAGCCTTATAAGAAGTGTGCACGTGTCGTTGGTGATGTGTTAGGTAAGTATCACCCACACGGCGATTCATCGGTGTATGGAGCACTGGTGCGTATGGCACAAGAGTGGAATATGCGCTACACACTGGTTGACGGACAAGGAAACTTTGGTTCAGTCGATGGTGACTCACCTGCAGCTATGCGTTACACAGAGTGCCGCTTGTCGAGAATGGGTGAGCATATCATGGACGACTTGGAGAAAGACACCGTCGATATGGTGAGCAACTTCGACGACACGTTGACGGAGCCGAGCGTGATGCCCACAAAAGTGCCAAATCTGCTGGTGAATGGCGGTAATGGTATTGCCGTCGGAATGGCAACCAACATTCCCACTCACAATTTGGGCGAAGTGATTGACGGTTGCTGTGCTTATATTGACAATCCCGACATTGATACAGACGGACTGATGCAATACATCCCTGCTCCGGATTTCCCGACAGGTGCATATATCTATGGAATACAGGGCGTAAAAGACGCTTATGAGACAGGTCGTGGCAGGATTGTAATGCGTGCCAAGGCTGAAATTGAAAGTCATGAGACACACGACAAGATTGTTGTTACGGAAATTCCTTATGGAGTCAACAAACAGCAGTTGATAGAATATATCGCCGAACTTGTGAAAGATGGCAAGATTGACGGTATTTCCAATGTGAACGATGAAACAGGGCGTCAGGGTATGCGAATCGTTGTGGACGTGAAACGCGACGCCAACGCCAACGTAATCCTGAACAAACTCTTCAAGATGACCGCCCTACAAAGCTCGTTCTCAGTGAATTGCATTGCTTTGGTAAAAGGTCGTCCGCGCCTTCTTACATTGAAAGAATGTGTTAAATATTTCGTTGAACATCGTCATGATGTAACCATCCGTCGTACCAAGTTCGACCTGAAGAAAGCGCAGGAGCGTGCACATATTCTGGAAGGTCTGATTATTGCTTGCGACAATATTGACGAAGTGGTGCGCATCATTCGTGCGTCGAAGACACCGTCCGATGCCCAGCGCAATCTGGAAAAACGTTTCGACCTTGACGAATTGCAGTCGAAAGCTATCGTTGACATGCGCCTTGCGCAGTTGACAGGACTCCGCATCGATCAGTTGCATGAGGAATTTGAGGAACTGGAGAAGTTGATAGCTTACTTGCAGTCGATTCTTGACGATCCGGAACTTTGCAAGAAAGTGATGAAAGACGAATTGCAGGAGGTGAAGGAGAAATATGGAGATCCCCGTCGCACGGAAATCAAATATTCGAGCGAGGAATTCAATCCTGAGGACTTCTATCCCAATGATCCTGTCGTTATCACGGTGAGTCATCTCGGATATATCAAGCGTACACCGCTGAGCGAGTTCCGTGAGCAGGCACGTGGTGGTGTCGGTTCTACTGGAGCTAAGACGCGTGACCAGGATTTCACGGAATATATCTATCCGGCAACGATGCATCAGACGATGCTGTTCTTCACGAAAAAGGGACGTTGCTATTGGCTCAAGTGCTATGAAATCCCTGAAGGCGACAAGTCATCGAAAGGCCGTGCGATACAGAATCTGCTCAACATCGCACCGGACGATGCCGTGAATGCCTTCCTCCGTCTGCGTGGATTGAACGATAAGGAATTCCTCAACACCCATTACGTGGTATTCGCAACCAAGAAAGGTGTTGTGAAGAAGACCTGTCTGGAAGCATATAGCCGTCCGCGCACGAATGGTGTAAACGCCATTAACGTGCTGGAAGGAGACGAAGTTGTTGATGTTCGCCTCACCAATGGTAAGAATGAACTGATTCTTGCCAACCGTAACGGTCGTGCCGTTCGTTTCGACGAGAATGCCGTTCGCACGATGGGACGCGCGTCAACAGGTGTCCGCGGTATGAAGATTGACGGAGGCGACGATGAGGTGGTAGGCATGATTGTAGCCGGAAACACGGAGAATGAAACCATCATGGTAGTCAGTGAGAACGGTTATGGTAAACGCTCTCAGGTTGAGGATTACCGGAAGACCAACCGTGGAGCTAAGGGTGTGAAGACATTGAACATCACCGAAAAGACCGGACGACTCGTTTCTATCAAGAACGTGACAGACGACAATGACTTGATGATTATCAACAAGAGTGGTATCACCATCCGTCTTGCCGTCTCCGACTGTCGTGTGATGGGACGTGCCACGCAAGGTGTGCGCCTGATTAATCTTTCTAAGAAAAACGACGTCATAGCTAGTGTATGCAAGGTGATGAGTTCCGAGCTGGAAGCGATGGTCGAGGAAGAGAGCCGTGCACAATGGACTCAAAAGAAAGAAGATATCCAGCGCGACACGACCGCTACACCGGCAACGGATGAATCAGACACCGAAAATAATGATAGTGAAATATCAGAAAAAGAATAA
- a CDS encoding aminoacetone oxidase family FAD-binding enzyme — translation MKRIAVIGGGAAGFFFAINLKEMAPDAHVTIFEKGKRVLRKVEISGGGRCNCTNTFAHVKDLSAVYPRGHRLMKRLFNVFNQHDAMQWFERHGVKLTIQPDDCVFPASQDAHTIIDCFLRLARQHDINIVCNSKISSLDELDGFDDVLVTTGGAAQPKSLEWLQREGIETQPSLPSLYTLKIDDDALHELMGTVANSVTAFIPGTRIKSEDTLLITHWGMSGPAILKLSSHAAPLLHSRNFQSPLGVNWCNLPDMEVMRLLKETAAQNPKKSIASFCPINIPQRLWRYLVGKTLNDSDRRWCDIGKKDLSRLVNTLTNDHYQVTGRGTHKDEFVTCGGIALSAVHPNTLESRVRPHLYFAGEVLDIDGITGGFNFQAAWTTAYVVAKHLASE, via the coding sequence ATGAAACGGATAGCTGTCATCGGAGGCGGAGCAGCAGGCTTCTTCTTTGCCATCAACCTCAAGGAAATGGCTCCTGACGCCCACGTCACCATCTTTGAGAAGGGTAAACGGGTCTTGAGAAAAGTGGAGATTTCCGGCGGCGGACGCTGCAACTGCACCAACACATTCGCACACGTGAAAGACCTCTCTGCCGTTTATCCACGTGGACACCGCCTCATGAAACGCCTGTTTAACGTCTTTAATCAACACGATGCTATGCAGTGGTTCGAGAGACACGGCGTGAAACTGACCATACAGCCTGACGACTGTGTGTTTCCTGCCTCGCAAGACGCGCACACCATCATCGATTGCTTTCTCCGCCTGGCACGCCAACACGACATCAACATCGTCTGCAACAGCAAGATTTCTTCACTCGACGAGCTGGACGGGTTCGACGATGTGCTTGTCACGACGGGCGGTGCGGCACAGCCAAAAAGCCTTGAATGGCTGCAAAGAGAGGGAATTGAGACACAACCGTCACTCCCATCACTCTACACACTGAAAATCGACGATGACGCCCTACACGAGCTGATGGGAACGGTCGCAAACAGTGTGACTGCATTCATTCCCGGAACGCGCATCAAGTCGGAAGACACACTCCTCATCACGCACTGGGGAATGAGCGGACCTGCCATCCTCAAACTGTCAAGCCATGCCGCCCCACTCCTTCATAGCAGGAATTTTCAATCCCCACTCGGAGTCAATTGGTGCAACCTGCCAGACATGGAAGTGATGCGCCTGTTAAAGGAAACGGCTGCGCAAAATCCGAAGAAGAGCATCGCGTCATTCTGCCCCATCAACATTCCGCAGCGCCTCTGGCGATATTTAGTGGGAAAGACATTGAACGACAGCGACCGCAGGTGGTGCGACATCGGGAAGAAAGATTTATCCCGACTTGTCAACACGCTGACGAACGACCACTATCAGGTGACAGGGAGAGGCACACACAAAGACGAATTCGTGACCTGCGGAGGAATTGCCCTGTCGGCTGTTCACCCGAATACGCTCGAAAGCCGCGTGCGTCCACACCTGTATTTCGCAGGAGAGGTGCTCGACATCGACGGTATCACTGGCGGCTTCAACTTCCAGGCGGCATGGACAACGGCATACGTCGTGGCGAAGCACCTCGCATCAGAATGA